The Gammaproteobacteria bacterium genome has a window encoding:
- a CDS encoding IS66 family transposase, translating into MTKDPSVEQLKAQLAAFEAKVNQLELSNKTLKENNNSLQRQIDLLISKLNLSNSKRFGKQSEKAPRGTFNEAEHIKSETEPKHHKKGKQSLPSHLEREEVEHKLEDASCACCGHQMHICGSETSEQIKIIPAKISVIKHQQFKYACRECEQTQVTSKVVTASKPKQPIPRSIASAETLAAVVTAKYCDALPLYRQVEIFKRGGLDISRATLANWCIKSGAILKPLIEAMQQVLVNQHSLCADETRVQVLDEPDKLATSQSYMWVYRSNEVSEQPVVIYDYQPGRSRQNLKNFLQGFEGYLQCDGYSVYDNVDGILAVGCWAHTRRKYDEALRAEKKSKGRAHKAISFISKLYQIENKIKAKKLSVAERYQLRQEKSKPILDAFKQWLDETKEKLTTKSYIATAINYTLNQWEKLIRYIDDGELGIDNNITERDIRPFTTGRKNWMFSQSVKGAEASATLYSIVMTCRANDINPYFYFQHLFKTLPNLDEQTDLTALMPWNVQLDYTLG; encoded by the coding sequence GTGACAAAAGATCCCAGTGTTGAACAACTTAAAGCGCAATTAGCGGCCTTTGAAGCAAAGGTGAATCAGCTTGAATTAAGCAATAAAACGCTAAAAGAAAATAACAATTCTTTACAACGTCAAATCGATTTACTCATTAGTAAACTAAATCTGAGTAACTCAAAACGCTTTGGTAAGCAAAGTGAAAAAGCACCTCGTGGCACATTCAATGAAGCAGAACACATCAAGTCCGAGACTGAGCCCAAGCATCATAAGAAAGGCAAGCAATCACTGCCAAGTCATCTTGAACGTGAAGAAGTAGAGCATAAGCTAGAAGATGCAAGCTGTGCGTGTTGTGGCCATCAAATGCATATCTGTGGCAGCGAAACGAGTGAACAGATAAAAATTATCCCAGCTAAAATCAGCGTCATCAAACATCAACAGTTCAAATATGCTTGTCGTGAATGTGAACAAACTCAAGTCACGAGTAAAGTGGTCACAGCCAGCAAGCCTAAGCAGCCCATTCCACGCAGCATTGCTAGTGCAGAAACATTGGCGGCCGTGGTAACTGCTAAATACTGTGATGCACTCCCACTGTATCGACAAGTTGAAATTTTTAAACGCGGTGGTCTGGATATATCACGCGCGACGTTGGCGAACTGGTGCATAAAGTCAGGCGCTATCCTCAAACCACTGATCGAAGCTATGCAACAAGTTCTCGTTAATCAACATAGCTTGTGTGCCGATGAAACCCGAGTGCAGGTGTTAGACGAGCCAGATAAATTGGCAACGAGCCAGTCTTACATGTGGGTTTACCGTAGCAACGAAGTGAGTGAGCAGCCGGTTGTTATTTATGATTACCAACCGGGTCGCAGTCGCCAGAACCTTAAAAACTTTTTACAGGGTTTTGAAGGTTACCTGCAATGTGATGGTTACAGTGTTTATGATAATGTCGACGGTATTTTAGCCGTAGGTTGCTGGGCACATACGCGTCGTAAATATGACGAAGCCTTAAGAGCGGAGAAAAAGAGTAAAGGTCGAGCGCATAAAGCGATTAGTTTTATCAGCAAGCTTTACCAAATTGAAAACAAAATAAAAGCCAAGAAGTTATCCGTTGCCGAGCGGTATCAACTGCGACAAGAAAAATCGAAACCGATACTCGATGCCTTCAAACAATGGCTTGATGAAACCAAAGAAAAACTAACCACTAAAAGCTATATCGCTACCGCGATAAACTACACATTGAATCAGTGGGAAAAGCTCATTCGTTATATCGATGATGGTGAATTAGGTATCGATAATAATATTACCGAAAGAGATATCAGGCCGTTCACCACAGGCAGGAAAAATTGGATGTTCTCACAATCGGTTAAAGGAGCTGAAGCGAGCGCGACACTTTATAGTATCGTAATGACTTGCCGAGCCAATGACATCAATCCATATTTTTACTTCCAGCACTTGTTCAAAACACTACCAAATTTAGATGAACAAACCGATTTAACGGCACTGATGCCGTGGAATGTGCAGCTCGATTACACGTTAGGGTAA
- the tnpB gene encoding IS66 family insertion sequence element accessory protein TnpB, with protein MISPTQVYLVTGVTDMRKSINGLSIIVADELELDPLSKAWFVFCNRGRDKLKILFWDTNGFWLYYRRLEQGRFQWPKHDETPSAMHIEERQLQWLLSGLPVFNRTKHQRLQGLSVM; from the coding sequence ATGATTAGCCCTACGCAGGTCTATCTTGTCACTGGCGTTACCGACATGCGAAAGTCAATTAATGGCCTATCGATCATTGTTGCTGATGAACTCGAACTTGATCCTTTAAGCAAGGCTTGGTTTGTTTTTTGTAACCGTGGGCGAGATAAATTAAAAATATTATTCTGGGACACTAATGGCTTTTGGCTTTACTATCGCCGCTTAGAACAAGGTCGTTTTCAGTGGCCAAAACATGATGAAACACCCAGTGCCATGCACATTGAAGAACGCCAACTACAATGGCTACTATCCGGGCTTCCGGTGTTCAATCGTACTAAACACCAACGATTACAGGGGTTATCGGTCATGTAA
- a CDS encoding autoinducer binding domain-containing protein, whose product MVVSCFLTLLEVCLFPLIAILFFFLWANVLTKSDFALTIELINRCLHLNSKEDINDFYQLLSHKLGIGCLMIGHSTSSLANAQSHHFGLHGWKEIYESKGLIAIDPVIPLAFKSEGSVNWCDAYKHRKEESSEFIKIATDYDLLNGISFGTMKHSIASSSNVVSIGSGATPFDDVQSVILRQILPHISEILGRQNIWWRPKLTVKELEVIKWCTAGKSYWEISQIMGIAERTVKFHMQNIFKKFDVTNKSHAIARGVSFGLTSF is encoded by the coding sequence ATGGTGGTTTCTTGTTTTTTGACTTTACTTGAGGTCTGTTTGTTTCCCCTCATTGCAATTTTATTCTTTTTTTTATGGGCTAATGTGCTAACTAAATCTGACTTTGCGTTAACAATTGAGCTAATAAATCGTTGCTTGCATTTAAATTCGAAGGAAGATATAAATGATTTTTATCAACTTCTGTCACACAAATTAGGTATTGGTTGTTTAATGATAGGGCATTCAACAAGCAGTTTAGCGAATGCTCAATCTCACCACTTTGGCTTACATGGCTGGAAAGAAATTTATGAAAGCAAAGGGTTAATCGCGATTGACCCTGTTATTCCGCTTGCGTTTAAATCTGAAGGTTCAGTCAATTGGTGTGACGCTTATAAGCATAGAAAAGAGGAAAGTAGTGAATTTATTAAGATAGCCACAGACTATGATTTGTTAAACGGTATTAGTTTTGGAACAATGAAGCACTCGATAGCCTCTAGTTCCAATGTTGTATCAATTGGCTCAGGAGCAACCCCATTCGATGATGTTCAGTCTGTCATCTTACGACAAATACTCCCCCACATATCGGAAATCCTTGGTCGTCAGAATATTTGGTGGAGGCCTAAACTAACTGTAAAAGAGCTAGAAGTTATAAAATGGTGCACTGCAGGAAAGAGTTACTGGGAAATATCTCAAATAATGGGGATAGCTGAACGAACGGTTAAGTTCCACATGCAGAATATATTTAAAAAATTTGATGTTACAAATAAATCTCACGCTATAGCTAGAGGTGTGAGTTTTGGGCTGACATCTTTTTAG